Within Wyeomyia smithii strain HCP4-BCI-WySm-NY-G18 chromosome 2, ASM2978416v1, whole genome shotgun sequence, the genomic segment gtctgtctgtctgtctgtctgtctgtctgtctgtctgtctgtctgtctgtctgtctgtctgtctgtctgtctgtctgtctgtctgtctgtctgtctgtctgtctgtctgtctgtctgtctgtctgtctgtctgtctgtctgtctgtctgtctgtctgtctgtctgtctgtctgtctgtctgtctgtctgtctgtctgtctgtctgtctgtctgtctgtctgtctgtctgtctgtctgtctgtctgtctgtctgtctgtctgtctgtctgtctgtctgtctgtctgtctgtctgtctgtctgtctgtctgtctgtctgtctgtctgtctgtctgtctgtctgtctgtctgtctgtctgtctgtctgtctgtctgtctgtctgtctgtctgtctgtctgtctgtctgtctgtctgtctgtctgtctgtctgtctgtctgtctgtctgtctgtctgtctgtctgtctgtctgtctgtctgtctgtctgtctgtctgtctgtctgtctgtctgtctgtctgtctgtctgtctgtctgtctgtctgtctgtctgtctgtctgtctgtctgtctgtctgtctgtctgtctgtctgtctgtctgtctgtctgtctgtctgtctgtctgtctgtctgtctgtctgtctgtctgtctgtctgtctgtctgtctgtctgtctgtctgtctgtctgtctgtctgtctgtctgtctgtctgtctgtctgtctgtctgtctgtctgtctgtctgtctgtctgtctgtctgtctgtctgtctgtctgtctgtctgtctgtctgtctgtctgtctgtctgtctgtctgtctgtctgtctgtctgtctgtctgtctgtctgtctgtctgtctgtctgtctgtctgtctgtctgtctgtctgtctgtctgtctgtctgtctgtctgtctgtctgtctgtctgtctgtctgtctgtctgtctgtctgtctgtctgtctgtctgtctgtctgtctgtctgtctgtctgtctgtctgtaaaATCCGACGTGAAGCCCAATTCATCATTGGAGCGGAAATTACGAGCCCTTGAAAAGGTAGCAAAAAAGAAGGAGttggaaatgaaaaatgaacatATTTTGAGGGAAAAGAGGATAGAAATAGATCGTATCCTTCAAGAACAACGGATGCAGATGGAAAATAATTTGCGAGCAAAAGAACTAGAGCAGGAGGAACTGTTGCTGCGAAAAGCATTGAAGGAGAAGCAAGATCATTTgtataaaatgagaaaaatgcgTGAATTGTACCATGAGAAAATGGATCAGGTTGAACAGGAATTAGCAAAACTGAAAGTAGATGAATAGACGCATTATCGATGGAAAAGGGTAATTCGAAAGGAGTAAAGCCCTCAAGTTTGCGAACTCCGCTAAAAAATCCGGAAATACCCAATCAGAAAAGAGCGGAAGGAAATAAACAACGATTTTCTGAGAACGACGAAGAAGAAGAACACGGGATTGAAGAATCTGATAGCGAAGATGAAGGTACCTTGGAATCATATAAAACCGAATCTGATTCAGAAGAGTCGTCCAATGAAAAGTATGAAACACCAACAAGGTTGAATTCAAAGAAAAGGAATTAAAACAGGCTGGGGCATGCTGTCGTAAAACCGACGAAGGTACAACTAGCAGCTCGAAGCGTAATCAGCAAGAAGCTGCCCGTATTTACCGGCAAGCCGGAAGAATGGCCGTTATTTATCGGTAGTTATCAAGCATCCAACGACGCCTGCGGTTATTCAGATATTGAGAACCTGGTTCGATTGCAGGAAAGTTTGAAAGGTCCGGCATTAGAATGTGTTCGCGCACAGTTGCTTTTCCCGAAATCGGTGCCAAAGGTTATTGACAAGTTGCGTCAGCTGTATGGACGACCGGAACAGCTTCTGCAGTGTCATCTGGACAAGGTACGACGATTAGAACCCCCAGAATCGGCGACGTATATTCCCTTTGGAAATGCAGTGGAGCAACTCTGCGAGCATTTAGAGGCTGCAAATCTCAAGCAACATATAGTTAATCCTATTTTGATTCAAGATTTGGTCGACAAGCTTCCGGCGCACGACAAGCGGAATGGGTTCGTTTCAAAAATCAACAAAGGAGGGTCAACCTTCGTACTTTTACCGACTATGTGTCGACGATTGTAGCAGAAGCATGTGAAGCCAACGTTAAGATGGTCTTTAGATCAGAATCAAAACCTATTACCCACGATAACGGTAGTAAAAGCAAAGCTAAGGAAAAGGGAGCCTACGTATACAACCACACTGCACTGGAGAAGCCTACACCTAGATACAGTGAGAATTCgcaaaaaccttgcaaaatCTTGCAGACGGATCATCGCCTGCGATTCTGTCAGGATTTTAAGGCTCTGACCCTAAGAGATAGATTGAAAATAGTGGAGAGATATAAACTTTGTTGTGTTTGTCTCAACGATCACGGTAATGCTCCATGCAAATTTAAGATTCGCTGCAACATCAATGAATGCCGTGAGCGACATCATCCCCTCCTGCATTCGATCACCGGCTCCGTGGTAATTAACGCGCATTTTCGAAGCAGCAACACGATTTTATTCTGCATGCTCCCAGTGATTTTGTACTGCGGAAAACTATCGGTGAATACGCTCGCGTTCCTCGATAAGGGGCTTCTGCGACCCTGATTGAACAAGCTTTAGCCGATCAGTTAGGAGCTAAAGGCACAAAAGAGTAGCTGACAATCAAATGGACAGCTGACATCGCGCGCGTTGAAAAGGAATCATGGCGGATGGATCTACTGATTTCTAGAAAAGAGAACAAGAATAAGCATTTACTCGGCTCGGTTCGAACAGTGGAAGAATTACTATTACCAAACCAATCGTTAGACACATATGACATCAGTCGGCGAATGAAAACCCTTCGTGGGCTACCGATTGCGTCGTATGAAAACCAGCGCCCGAGATTGCTAATTGGTTTAAATAATTTGCACTTGATTGCGCCGATTGAAGCTAAAGTGAGCGACCCAGGTGAGCTCATAGCGGTCCGGTCCAAGTTAGGATGGGTGGTAGATGGCCCAAATCAAACACAAGCATCGGGTACGGAAACATATTCGGGACATCACGGAGAAATCAGCAACCAAGACATCCACGATTTATTAAGGTCTCAGTATGCTTTAGAAGAGTCCGTGACCATGAAGTTACCAGAGTCGGATGAAAACAAGAAAGCACGTGAAATTCTAGAAACAACCACAAGAAGAGTAGGAAACCGTTTCGAGACGGGACTACTGTGGAAAGAAGAAAACATGAAACTCCCAGATAGTTATCCCATGGCTGTAAAAAGGATGAAATGCTTGGAACAACGTCTGTTAAAGGAACCAGCTGTATTCGAGAACGTTTGTCATCAAATTAAGGAGTATCAGAGTAAAGGATACGCGCACCTGGCGTCAGCGGAAGAACTAATCGAAATCGAACCCGACAAAGTTTGGTATCTCCCACTCAATGTTGTCCTCAATCCAAGAAAACCGGAAAAGGTACGCCTTGTGTGGGATGCAGCAGCGACTGTAAAGGGAATTTCTCCCAATTCTTTACTACTTACGGGACCCGATTTACTAGTGTCGTTTCTTTCCGTGTTCTGTAAATTTCGTGAGCGACCAATTGCTTTCGGCGGAGACATTTGCGAAATGTACCATCAGATGCAGATTCGCAAGGCTGACAGACGGGTGCAAAGATTTGTTTTCCGGTCGAACCCCAGAGACGAACCCAAGGTGTACGTGATGGATGTTGCCACTTTCGGATCCAGAAGCTCTCCTTGTTCAGCCCAATATGCAAAGAACAGAAATGCGATGGAATTTGCAGCACAGTATCCTGAAGCCAGCGAAGCGATTATTCAAAAACACTATGTTGATGACTATTTCGACAGTGTAGATACCGTCGAAGAAGCAATCCTGCGCGCAAAGCAAGTGAGATTAATTCACTCAAAGAGGGGATTCGAAATTCGCAATTGGGTTTCCAATTCCGACACAGTTCTCAACAGTCTTGGGGAACAGAAACCCATGCAAACTGAAATGGATTCAACAAAGTCAAAGAAACAGGGAATGAGCGGGTACTAGGTGTTATTTGGAACTCAGCGCAAGACCGTTTCTCCTTTTCGACAAAACATCGTGAAGATCTTCAGGAATATTTGCAAGGTCGTAAGAGCCCAACAAAGCGCATCGTACTAAGCTGCATTATGGGTTTTTTTGATCCACTGGGATTACTCTCGTGTTTCACTATACATGGTAAGATATTGATTCAGGAGTTGTGGCGAACTGGCTGCGACTGGGATCAAGAAATTGATAACACAAATTTAACTTTGTGGAAGCATTGGATTGAGCTATTGCCATTGGTAGAACGTATCCATATTCCGCGTTCATACTCTGGAAAGACAAGATCCTCGAGCATTGACAACTTGGAGCTACACATTTTTACGGATGCCAGTAGTCACGCGTATGGTTGCGCGGCATACGCTCGCATGTCAGTAGGAAATACAATTAAATGTTCATTGGTAATGTCTCGATCAAAGGTAGCACCAGCCAAGTTGCAATCCATTCCTAGGCTAGAACTAAGAGGAGCTGCCCTCGGTGCAAAACTGTCTCAAACTATCAAAACCAACCACTCACTTTCTTTCAATCGCTGCGTCTTTTGGACGGATTCGCAAACAGTTCTAAGCTGGTTACGTTCAGATCAACGGAAATATAAACAATTTGTCGCCTTTAGAATAGGTGAAATTTTAGAGACAACCAATGCAACAGATTGGCGCTGGATTCCGTCCCGATTAAATCAAGCTGATGCACTAACAAAATGGGGACATGGTCCCCCATTAGAGTCAGAAGGTGAGTGGTTTAAGGGGCCAAAATTTGTATACCAGCCGGAGGATTGCTGGCCGCGGGAGCAAGTGCCGATAGAAAACACGGCGGAGGAAATGAAGGCGCACTTATTACATCATGATGTGGTGGAGTTTCCAGAATCCGTGATTAATGTAGACGTCACGTGGCGCTGGCGTAAATTGGCATTAGATTCATAGCAAATCTGCAACGCAAGAAAAAAGATGTTCCATTACACACGATGATCGCTACCGACAAGCACAAAGGACTTTTGAAGGCAAAGTACCATGTAGTACAGAAACCATTGCAGCAGGACGAAATGTTGAAAGCGGAGAACATTTTGTGGCGACAAGCGCAGTTGAAGGCGTTTACAGATGAATTAATGATACTTCAAGGAAACAAAACGCTGAAATCGGATCAGAAACCGATGCAGATTGGGAAGAAAAGCCCATTATATAAACTCTCACCGATTTCAGACGAGTGTGGCGTGATTCGGATGAATGGTAGGTTGGCTAAGTCGAACGAAATTCCGTTCAACATGAAGTTTCCGATTATCCTTCCAAAAGGGCACGCAGTGACTAAACGGTTAGTGCAACACTTTCACGAAAAATTTGGACATGCAAATCGAGAAACGGTTCTCATAGAGCTTCGTCAGATATGTTATGTCCCTAAATTACGAACAGAAATCCAACAAGTTATGAAAGAATGTGTATGGTGTAAGGTAAATCGATGCCAAGCCGAAGTTCCAATGATGGCTCCACTTCCGGTCCAACGAATAACAAAATCACTACGTCCATTCAATGCAGTTGGTGTAGATTACCTGGGTCCTGTAGAAGTTGTTGTTAATCGAAGGAAAGAAAAGCGATGGGTCGCATTGGTCACATGCCTGGCAGTACGTGCAGTGCATTTGGAGGTTGTACACTCTCTAACGACACAAGCATGTTTGATGGCCATCAGACGGTTCATTGGTAAGCGGGGAATGCCAGATGAAGTCTTTTCGGACAATGGGACAAACTTTAAGGGAGCTAGCAAGGAATTGATAGCCTGGATTAAGCGAATTAATATGGAATGTGCAGATTCGCTAGTTGACAGCGTGATGAAATGGAACTTTAACCCCCCCGGGACTCCACACATGGGTGGCATCTGGGAGAGGATGGTTAGGTCTGTGAAGGAAGCGATGAAAGCACTCGACGATGGGTGTCGGCTGACGGATGAAGTTCTACTGACAACCCTTGCCGAAGCGGAAGACATGATAAATAGTCGACCACTAACGTACATATCCCAGGACTCAGCGGCGATAACTCCTAATCACTTTCTTCGAGGTGTCGTATAGTCAACTGACTTTTATGTGGAAGATTCCGTGAATTTTGCAAAGGCATTGCGAGACGCTTATAAACGGTCACAGTACTTAGCGGATCAGACGTGGCACCGTTGGTATAAGGAGTACTTACCCACGATCAACAAACGTACGAAGtggttctgtctgtctgtctgtctgtctgtctgtctgtctgtctgtctgtctgtctgtctgtctgtctgtctgtctgtctgtctgtctgtctgtctgtctgtctgtctgtctgtctgtctgtctgtctgtctgtctgtctgtctgtctgtctgtctgtctgtctgtctgtctgtctgtctgtctgtctgtctgtctgtctgtctgtctgtctgtctgtctgtctgtctgtctgtctgtctgtctgtctgtctgtctgtctgtctgtctgtctgtctgtctgtctgtctgtctgtctgtctgtctgtctgtctgtctgtctgtctgtctgtctgtctgtctgtctgtctgtctgtctgtctgtctgtctgtctgtctgtctgtctgtctgtctgtctgtctgtctgtctgtctgtctgtctgtctgtctgtctgtctgtctgtctgtctgtctgtctgtctgtctgtctgtctgtctgtctgtctgtctgtctgtctgtctgtctgtctgtctgtctgtctgtctgtctgtctgtctgtctgtctgtctgtctgtctgtctgtctgtctgtctgtctgtctgtctgtctgtctgtctgtctgtctgtctgtctgtctgtctgtctgtctgtctgtctgtctgtctgtctgtctgtctgtctgtctgtctgtctgtctgtctgtctgtctgtctgtctgtctgtctgtctgtctgtctgtctgtctgtctgtctgtctgtctgtctgtctgtctgtctgtctgtctgtctgtctgtctgtctgtctgtctgtctgtctgtctgtctgtctgtctgtctgtctgtctgtctgtctgtctgtctgtctgtctgtctgtctgtctgtctgtctgtctgtctgtctgtctgtctgtctgtctgtctgtctgtctgtctgtctgtctgtctgtctgtctgtctgtctgtctgtctgtctgtctgtctgtctgtctgtctgtctgtctgtctgtctgtctgtctgtctgtctgtctgtctgtctgtctgtctgtctgtctgtctgtctgtctgtctgtctgtctgtctgtctgtctgtctgtctgtctgtctgtctgtctgtctgtctgtctgtctgtctgtctgtctgtctgtctgtctgtctgtctgtctgtctgtctgtctgtctgtctgtctgtctgtctgtctgtctgtctgtctgtctgtctgtctgtctgtctgtctgtctgtctgtctgtctgtctgtctgtctgtctgtctgtctgtctgtctgtctgtctgtctgtctgtctgtctgtctgtctgtctgtctgtctgtctgtctgtctgtctgtctgtctgtctgtctgtctgtctgtctgtctgtctgtctgtctgtctgtctgtctgtctgtctgtctgtctgtctgtctgtctgtctgtctgtctgtctgtctgtctgtctgtctgtctgtctgtctgtctgtctgtctgtctgtctgtctgtctgtctgtctgtctgtctgtctgtctgtctgtctgtctgtctgtctgtctgtctgtctgtctgtctgtctgtctgtctgtctgtctgtctgtctgtctgtctgtctgtctgtctgtctgtctgtctgtctgtctgtctgtctgtctgtctgtctgtctgtctgtctgtctgtctgtctgtctgtctgtctgtctgtctgtctgtctgtctgtctgtctgtctgtctgtctgtctgtctgtctgtctgtctgtctgtctgtctgtctgtctgtctgtctgtctgtctgtctgtcagtctgtctgtctgtctgtctgtctgtctgtctgtctgtctgtctgtcagtctgtctgtctgtctgtctgtctgtctgtctgtctgtctgtctgtctgtctgtctgtctgtctgtctgtctgtctgtctgtctgtctgtctgtctgtctgtctgtctgtctgtctgtctgtctgtctgtctgtctgtctgtctgtctgtctgtctgtctgtctgtctgtctgtctgtctgtctgtctgtctgtctgtctgtctgtctgtctgtctgtctgtctgtctgtctgtctgtctgtctgtctgtctgtctgtctgtctgtctgtctgtctgtctgtctgtctgtctgtctgtctgtctgtctgtctgtctgtctgtctgtctgtctgtctgtctgtctgtctgtctgtctgtctgtctgtctgtctgtctgtctgtaaaATCCGACGTGAAGCCCAATTCATCATTGGAGCGGAAATTACGAGCCCTTGAAAAGGTAGCAAAAAAGAAGGAGttggaaatgaaaaatgaacatATTTTGAGGGAAAAGCGGATAGAAATAGATCGTATCCTTCAAGAACAACGGATGCAGATGGAAAATAATTTGCGAGCAAAAGAACTAGAGCAGGAGGAACTGTTGCTGCGAAAAGCATTGAAGGAGAAGCAAGATCATTTgtataaaatgagaaaaatgcgTGAATTGTACCATGAGAAAATGGATCAGGTTGAACAGGAATTAGCAAAACTGAAAGTAGATGAATAGACGCATTATCGATGGAAAAGGGTAATTCGAAAGGAGTAAAGCCCTCAAGTTTGCGAACTCCGCTAAAAAATCCGGAAATACCCAATCAGAAAAGAGCGGAAGGAAATAAACAACGATTTTCTGAGAACGACGAAGAAGAAGAACACGGGATTGAAGAATCTGATAGCGAAGATGAAGGTACCTTGGAATCATATAAAACCGAATCTGATTCAGAAGAGTCGTCCAATGAAAAGTATGAAACACCAACAAGGTTGAATTCAAAGAAAAGGAATTAAAACAGGCTGGGGCATGCTGTCGTAAAACCGACGAAGGTACAACTAGCAGCTCGAAGCGTAATCAGCAAGAAGCTGCCCGTATTTACCGGCAAGCCGGAAGAATGGCCGTTATTTATCGGTAGTTATCAAGCATCCAACGACGCCTGCGGTTATTCAGATATTGAGAACCTGGTTCGATTGCAGGAAAGTTTGAAAGGTCCGGCATTAGAATGTGTTCGCGCACAGTTGCTTTTCCCGAAATCGGTGCCAAAGGTTATTGACAAGTTGCGTCAGCTGTATGGACGACCGGAACAGCTTCTGCAGTGTCATCTGGACAAGGTACGACGATTAGAACCCCCAAAATCGGCGACGTATATTCCCTTTGGAAATGCAGTGGAGCAACTCTGCGAGCATTTAGAGGCTGCAAATCTCAAGCAACATATAGTTAATCCTATTTTGATTCAAGATTTGGTCGACAAGCTTCCGGCGCACGACAAGCGGAATGGGTTCGTTTCAAAAATCAACAAAGGAGGGTCAACCTTCGTACTTTTACCGACTATGTGTCGACGATTGTAGCAGAAGCATGTGAAGCCAACGTTAAGATGGTCTTTAGATCAGAATCAAAACCTATTACCCACGATAACGGTAGTAAAAGCAAAGCTAAGGAAAAGGGAGCCTACGTATACAACCACACTGCACTGGAGAAGCCTACACCTAGATACAGTGAGAATTCgcaaaaaccttgcaaaatCTTGCAGACGGATCATCGCCTGCGATTCTGTCAGGATTTTAAGGCTCTGACCCTAAGAGATAGATTGAAAATAGTGGAGAGATATAAACTTTGTTGTGTTTGTCTCAACGATCACGGTAATGCTCCATGCAAATTTAAGATTCGCTGCAACATCAATGAATGCCGTGAGCGACATCATCCCCTCCTGCATTCGATCACCGGCTCCGTGGTAATTAACGCGCATTTTCGAAGCAGCAACACGATTTTATTCTGCATGCTCCCAGTGATTTTGTACTGCGGAAAACTATCGGTGAATACGCTCGCGTTCCTCGATAAGGGGCTTCTGTGACCCTGATTGAAGAAGCTTTAGCCGATCAGTTAGGAGCTAAAGGCACAAAAGAGTAGCTGACAATCAAATGGACAGCTGACATCGCGCGCGTTGAAAAGGAATCATGGCGGATGGATCTACTGATTTCTAGAAAAGAGAACAAGAATAAGCATTTACTCGGCTCGGTTCGAACAGTGGAAGAATTACTATTACCAAACCAATCGTTAGACACATATGACATCAGTCGGCGAATGAAAACCCTTCGTGGGCTACCGATTGCGTCGTATGAAAACCAGCGCCCGAGATTGCTAATTGGTTTAAATAATTTGCACTTGATTGCGCCGATTGAAGCTAAAGTGAGCGACCCAGGTGAGCTCATAGCGGTCCGGTCCAAGTTAGGATGGGTGGTAGATGGCCCAAATCAAACACAAGCATCGGGTACGGAAACATATTTGGGACATCACGGAGAAATCAGCAACCAAGACATCCACGATTTATTAAGGTCTCAGTATGCTTTAGAAGAGTCCGTGACCATGAAGTTACCAGAGTCGGATGAAAACAAGAAAGCACGTGAAATTCTAGAAACAACCACAAGAAGAGTAGGAAACCGTTTCGAGACGGGACTACTGTGGAAAGAAGAAAACATGAAACTCCCAGATAGTTATCCCATGGCTGTAAAAAGGATGAAATGCTTGGAACAACGTCTGTTAAAGGAACCAGCTGTATTCGAGAACGTTTGTCATCAAATTAAGGAGTATCAGAGTAAAGGATACGCGCACCTGGCGTCAGCGGAAGAACTAATCGAAATCGAACCCGACAAAGTTTGGTATCTCCCACTCAATGTTGTCCTCAATCCAAGAAAACCGGAAAAGGTACGCCTTGTGTGGGATGCAGCAGCGACTGTAAAGGGAATTTCTCCCAATTCTTTACTACTTACGGGACCCGATTTACTAGTGTCGTTTCTTTCCGTGTTCTGTAAATTTCGTGAGCGACCAATTGCTTTCGGCGGAGACATTTGCGAAATGTACCATCAGATGCAGATTCGCAAGGCTGACAGACGGGTGCAAAGATTTGTTTTCCGGTCGAACCCCAGAGACGAACCCAAGGTGTACGTGATGGATGTTGCCACTTTCGGATCCAGAAGCTCTCCTTGTTCAGCCCAATATGTAAAGAACAGAAATGCGATGGAATTTGCAGCACAGTATCCTGAAGCCAGCGAAGCGATTATTCAAAAACACTATGTTGATGACTATTTCGACAGTGTAGATACCGTCGAAGAAGCAATCCTGCGCGCAAAGCAAGTGAGATTAATTCACTCAAAGAGGGGATTCGAAATTCGCAATTGGGTTTCCAATTCCGACACAGTTCTCAACAGTCTTGGGGAACAGAAACCCATGCAAACTGAAATGGAT encodes:
- the LOC129720166 gene encoding uncharacterized protein LOC129720166, whose product is MIATDKHKGLLKAKYHVVQKPLQQDEMLKAENILWRQAQLKAFTDELMILQGNKTLKSDQKPMQIGKKSPLYKLSPISDECGVIRMNGRLAKSNEIPFNMKFPIILPKGHAVTKRLVQHFHEKFGHANRETVLIELRQICYVPKLRTEIQQVMKECVWCKVNRCQAEVPMMAPLPVQRITKSLRPFNAVGVDYLGPVEVVVNRRKEKRWVALVTCLAVRAVHLEVVHSLTTQACLMAIRRFIGKRGMPDEVFSDNGTNFKGASKELIAWIKRINMECADSLVDSVMKWNFNPPGTPHMGGIWERMVRSVKEAMKALDDGCRLTDEVLLTTLAEAEDMINSRPLTYISQDSAAITPNHFLRGVV